One part of the Candidatus Methylomirabilota bacterium genome encodes these proteins:
- a CDS encoding transglycosylase SLT domain-containing protein yields the protein MTTRARQPLIAAVVTLTVFVLIAPAGAQVLRVEDEAGVVHFTNSPCDPRYLRLAPGACSPPVVAPTAPPPAPGFAREIESAATRYGVDRRLVEAVVQVESAGNHRAVSPKGAGGLMQLMPGRAATLGIADVFDPAANLDGGVRHLRNLLARYDGNLRLVLAAYNAGEDAVRAHGGVPPYRETREYVRKVLSIYQPVVPAVWSGAPAKLKSRL from the coding sequence GTGACGACGCGTGCGCGCCAACCCCTGATTGCCGCAGTCGTTACGCTGACCGTCTTCGTGCTGATCGCGCCCGCCGGCGCGCAAGTCTTGCGCGTCGAGGACGAGGCCGGCGTGGTCCACTTCACCAACAGCCCCTGCGATCCCCGCTATCTGCGCCTGGCCCCCGGCGCCTGCTCGCCTCCGGTCGTCGCGCCAACAGCGCCGCCGCCGGCGCCGGGCTTCGCCCGCGAGATCGAGAGCGCGGCGACGCGCTACGGCGTCGATCGGCGGCTCGTCGAGGCCGTCGTCCAGGTCGAGTCGGCCGGCAACCACCGGGCGGTGTCGCCGAAGGGCGCTGGCGGGCTCATGCAGCTCATGCCGGGGCGGGCCGCCACCCTGGGCATCGCCGACGTGTTCGATCCGGCGGCGAACCTCGACGGCGGGGTCCGTCACCTCCGGAATCTGCTCGCGCGCTACGACGGCAACCTGAGGCTCGTCCTGGCGGCCTACAACGCCGGGGAGGACGCGGTGCGCGCGCACGGCGGGGTCCCCCCCTACCGGGAGACGCGGGAGTACGTGCGGAAGGTCCTCTCGATCTACCAGCCGGTGGTGCCGGCCGTCTGGAGCGGGGCGCCCGCCAAGCTCAAGTCCCGCCTCTAG